In Leptodesmis sichuanensis A121, the following are encoded in one genomic region:
- the adhE gene encoding bifunctional acetaldehyde-CoA/alcohol dehydrogenase: MTNQVTNTGELDALIQRVHIAQEKYATFTQEQVDRIFKKAALAANAARIPLAKLAVAETGMGIAEDKVIKNHFASEIIYNKYKHEKTCGVIEADKSFGIQRIAEPVGILAGIVPTTNPTATTIFKALIALKTRNGIIFSPHPRAKECTVAAAKVILEAAIAAGAPEDIIGWIDEPTVALSQALMQNNNIKLILATGGPGMVRAAYSSGRPSLGVGAGNTPAIIDSSAHIKMAVSSIIISKTFDNGMICASEQSVIVLDDVYEQVREEFRDRGAYFLTPEERDRLSRVLIVDGHLNADVVGQPVERIAAMIDLTLPLQTRLLIAEVSEIGSEEPFSYEKLCPVLAMYRASDFADAVDKASRLVLFGGRGHTAALYTDPADRVHIHQFEDRVQTARVLINTPSSQGAIGDLYNFRLDPSLTLGCGTWGGNSVSENVEPRHLLNIKTVAERRENMLWFRVPPKIYFKYGALPVALRELADKKRAFIVTDKPIYELGMTRAIEEVLDEIGVKYDTFYDVEPDPSLDTVNRGLELIRTFNPDVIIAFGGGSPMDAAKIIWLMYEHPEIEFEGLAMRFMDIRKRVYELPPLGQKATMVAIPTTSGTGSEVTPFAVVTDRRHNIKYPLADYALTPNMAIIDPELVLTMPKSLTAYGGVDALVHAIEAYVSVLASEYTNGLALEAIRLLFKYLPSAYHNGRQDLKAREKVHYAATMAGMAFANAFLGICHSMAHQLGATFHIPHGLANALMISHVIRYNATDAPFKQAIFPQYKYPNAKWRYARIADYLGLGGATEAEKVDRLIAAVEALKRDLDIPGSIREYMNDDTLFYAQVDHMADQAFDDQCTGANPRYPLISDLRQLLMEAYHGKPLPPVNELPSQETDTPIAESLQRALDDLTVSL; this comes from the coding sequence ATGACGAATCAAGTTACAAATACCGGAGAATTGGATGCCCTGATCCAGCGAGTTCACATTGCTCAGGAAAAATACGCCACGTTTACTCAGGAACAGGTCGATCGCATTTTCAAGAAAGCAGCACTGGCGGCTAACGCGGCTCGCATTCCGCTAGCAAAACTGGCAGTTGCGGAAACAGGAATGGGGATCGCAGAAGATAAGGTGATCAAAAATCACTTTGCATCGGAGATTATTTACAACAAGTACAAACACGAAAAAACCTGCGGGGTGATTGAAGCCGATAAATCCTTCGGCATTCAGCGCATTGCTGAACCTGTGGGGATTCTGGCGGGAATCGTACCGACCACAAATCCGACTGCGACCACCATCTTTAAAGCGTTGATTGCCTTAAAGACACGCAATGGCATTATCTTTTCTCCCCATCCCCGTGCTAAGGAATGCACTGTTGCCGCCGCCAAAGTGATCTTAGAAGCCGCGATCGCAGCGGGCGCACCAGAAGACATTATTGGCTGGATTGATGAGCCGACGGTCGCCCTGTCCCAGGCATTGATGCAAAACAACAACATCAAGCTGATCCTGGCAACGGGTGGCCCCGGTATGGTAAGAGCGGCTTATTCATCCGGTCGTCCGTCGCTGGGTGTGGGTGCCGGAAACACACCTGCCATCATTGACTCCAGTGCTCACATTAAGATGGCGGTTTCTTCCATCATCATCAGTAAAACCTTTGATAATGGCATGATCTGTGCCAGCGAACAGTCAGTGATTGTACTGGATGATGTGTATGAGCAGGTCAGAGAAGAGTTTCGCGATCGCGGAGCCTATTTTCTGACTCCAGAGGAGCGAGATCGGCTGAGTCGGGTCTTGATCGTAGACGGTCACTTAAACGCCGATGTGGTAGGTCAACCCGTAGAGCGCATTGCTGCCATGATTGACCTCACCCTACCCCTCCAAACCCGATTGCTGATTGCCGAAGTATCTGAGATTGGCAGTGAAGAGCCGTTCTCCTACGAAAAACTTTGTCCGGTGCTGGCGATGTACCGTGCCAGTGATTTTGCAGATGCGGTGGATAAAGCCAGTCGCCTGGTACTGTTTGGGGGACGAGGACACACGGCGGCGCTCTACACGGATCCCGCCGATCGGGTGCATATTCACCAGTTTGAAGATCGGGTACAGACGGCGCGGGTATTGATCAACACACCTTCCTCTCAGGGAGCGATCGGGGATCTGTATAACTTCCGCCTGGATCCATCCTTGACGTTGGGTTGTGGCACCTGGGGCGGCAACTCGGTGTCTGAAAACGTGGAACCACGCCACTTGCTCAACATCAAAACAGTGGCTGAGCGGCGGGAAAATATGCTGTGGTTCCGGGTGCCGCCCAAAATTTACTTCAAGTATGGCGCACTGCCAGTCGCTCTGCGGGAGTTGGCCGACAAAAAACGGGCCTTCATTGTCACCGACAAACCAATTTACGAATTGGGAATGACACGGGCGATCGAAGAAGTGCTGGACGAAATCGGTGTGAAGTACGACACCTTTTATGATGTGGAACCCGATCCTTCGTTGGATACAGTGAATCGTGGTTTGGAACTAATTCGCACCTTCAACCCGGATGTCATCATTGCCTTTGGGGGTGGTTCCCCCATGGATGCGGCCAAGATTATCTGGTTGATGTATGAGCATCCTGAAATTGAATTTGAAGGCTTGGCAATGCGGTTTATGGACATCCGCAAGCGGGTTTATGAACTGCCACCTTTGGGCCAAAAGGCGACGATGGTTGCTATTCCCACCACCTCCGGCACGGGTTCAGAAGTGACTCCCTTTGCTGTGGTCACCGATCGCCGCCACAACATCAAATATCCCCTGGCGGACTATGCCCTCACCCCCAACATGGCGATCATCGATCCGGAACTGGTGTTGACCATGCCTAAGTCCCTGACGGCTTACGGGGGTGTGGATGCGCTGGTACACGCGATCGAAGCCTATGTCTCTGTCCTGGCCTCGGAATATACCAACGGTCTGGCACTGGAGGCTATCCGACTGCTGTTCAAATATCTACCCAGTGCGTACCACAACGGTAGACAAGATCTGAAAGCACGGGAGAAAGTTCACTATGCCGCGACAATGGCAGGAATGGCTTTTGCCAATGCCTTTCTCGGGATTTGTCACTCCATGGCGCACCAATTGGGGGCTACCTTCCACATTCCGCATGGACTCGCCAATGCCTTGATGATCTCCCATGTGATTCGCTACAACGCCACCGATGCGCCCTTTAAGCAAGCCATCTTTCCCCAATACAAGTATCCCAATGCTAAGTGGCGCTATGCCCGGATTGCTGATTACCTGGGTCTGGGGGGAGCCACGGAAGCCGAAAAAGTCGATCGTCTGATTGCCGCTGTCGAAGCTCTCAAACGCGACCTGGATATTCCAGGCAGTATCCGGGAATACATGAACGACGACACCCTGTTTTATGCCCAGGTCGATCACATGGCGGATCAGGCATTCGACGACCAGTGTACGGGTGCAAATCCGCGCTATCCCCTGATCAGCGACCTGCGGCAACTCCTGATGGAAGCCTATCATGGGAAACCCCTACCCCCTGTCAACGAGTTGCCCAGTCAGGAAACGGATACTCCGATCGCAGAGTCGCTGCAGAGAGCACTGGATGATCTAACCGTATCCCTGTAG
- a CDS encoding (2Fe-2S) ferredoxin domain-containing protein: protein MAKENLFLCMGSACHQLGVYEVLPKLQMLIQTHKLEDILELKGSFCLETCSHGIVMKFKGQHFLNISSQNIEEKFTQEILPVIKAKLSHV, encoded by the coding sequence ATGGCAAAAGAAAACTTATTCCTCTGTATGGGATCAGCGTGTCATCAGTTGGGTGTATATGAAGTACTGCCCAAACTGCAGATGTTGATTCAAACTCACAAGCTGGAAGACATTCTGGAACTCAAAGGCTCGTTCTGTTTGGAAACTTGTAGTCATGGCATTGTCATGAAGTTTAAAGGTCAGCATTTCTTGAATATCAGTTCTCAGAACATCGAAGAAAAGTTTACGCAGGAAATTCTTCCAGTCATTAAGGCAAAACTCAGCCATGTCTGA
- a CDS encoding PAS domain-containing protein → MSDSGVTHNSLWKRLWEYDPNGLLVVDPDLYIRVVNPAFCRMFNVAMPDDVLGHPVQTLLDDVNDFKKVWQDDIVIQGKQKEYPRYGLYVSEVIFSIEEEGIIACIMVDRSHELERKRELEKLKHETVKQVNEVVDNQMKVVQEIAGLLGETTAETKVSLLKIIGMLEREPFI, encoded by the coding sequence ATGTCTGACAGTGGTGTCACTCACAATAGCCTCTGGAAGCGGTTGTGGGAATATGATCCCAACGGCTTACTTGTTGTTGATCCTGATCTGTATATCCGGGTTGTCAATCCCGCGTTTTGTCGTATGTTTAACGTCGCAATGCCGGATGATGTGTTGGGTCATCCCGTGCAGACCTTACTGGATGATGTAAACGACTTCAAAAAGGTTTGGCAAGATGACATTGTAATTCAGGGGAAACAGAAAGAGTACCCCCGGTATGGGTTGTATGTGAGCGAAGTCATTTTTTCCATTGAAGAGGAGGGAATTATTGCCTGCATCATGGTGGATAGGAGTCATGAGTTAGAACGCAAGCGGGAACTGGAAAAACTGAAGCATGAAACCGTGAAGCAAGTCAATGAAGTGGTAGACAATCAGATGAAAGTGGTTCAGGAAATTGCTGGACTGTTGGGGGAAACCACTGCCGAAACAAAAGTCAGTTTACTCAAAATTATTGGCATGTTAGAACGGGAGCCATTTATCTAG
- a CDS encoding SpoIIE family protein phosphatase, whose translation MPVDSFLDIHTSSLNRKGEELCGDKVKYLKTENKTIIVLSDGLGSGVKANILATLTTEILLKMLTADIPLVEVLKTVIATLPICQVRKIAYSTFTIIEINSETNRFKVINFDNPNCFYFRQGKAVNLESHTEEILNRKIHIAKGQLSRGDFLAAASDGILYAGMGITLNFGWGWENISQFIEEVLAQKSKTAREIVQDVIQTTRSLYQGEVGDDATFVGVYVRSRNPLMIFTGPPLNEDTDEVHIDRLLNFQGRKVICGGTTGNIVANYLGETIEMDLSTIRKELPPIGMLSAIDLVTEGILTISKATEYIKNCEGDLSRLKFDNNGAYLLAREILQADSIHFLVGQSINEFYQNPLLPKNISIRRSLIEDLVKFLRDKQKEVTIEYC comes from the coding sequence ATGCCAGTTGATAGCTTTCTCGATATCCACACCTCCAGCCTGAACAGAAAAGGTGAAGAATTGTGTGGCGATAAAGTGAAGTATTTGAAAACAGAAAATAAGACTATTATTGTCCTATCGGATGGGCTGGGAAGTGGGGTGAAGGCTAACATCCTGGCAACCCTGACCACCGAAATTTTATTGAAAATGTTAACGGCGGATATTCCCCTTGTAGAGGTGCTAAAGACTGTTATTGCAACTCTACCCATCTGCCAGGTACGGAAGATCGCCTATTCTACCTTCACCATTATTGAAATCAATAGTGAAACGAATCGCTTCAAAGTCATTAATTTTGATAACCCCAATTGCTTCTATTTTCGTCAGGGTAAAGCCGTGAATCTGGAAAGTCATACCGAAGAAATTCTCAACCGCAAGATTCACATTGCAAAAGGACAGCTATCCCGGGGAGATTTCTTAGCGGCAGCCAGCGATGGGATTCTCTATGCAGGCATGGGAATCACTCTTAACTTCGGTTGGGGTTGGGAGAATATTTCTCAATTTATTGAAGAAGTGTTAGCACAAAAATCAAAAACGGCCAGGGAAATTGTTCAGGATGTAATTCAGACAACCCGATCGCTGTATCAGGGGGAAGTCGGTGATGATGCAACTTTTGTGGGTGTGTATGTCAGAAGTCGAAATCCACTGATGATCTTTACTGGTCCACCGTTGAATGAAGACACAGACGAGGTTCATATCGATCGTCTGCTCAATTTCCAGGGACGCAAAGTGATCTGTGGGGGAACAACGGGCAACATTGTCGCTAATTACCTGGGGGAAACGATCGAGATGGATCTGTCCACTATCCGCAAGGAGCTACCCCCGATTGGTATGCTCAGTGCCATTGATCTGGTGACGGAGGGAATCTTAACCATTTCTAAAGCAACGGAATATATCAAGAATTGCGAGGGTGATCTGAGCCGTCTCAAATTTGATAATAATGGGGCATACTTGCTGGCACGGGAGATCCTGCAGGCTGATTCAATTCATTTTCTGGTGGGTCAAAGTATCAATGAGTTTTACCAAAATCCCTTACTGCCTAAAAACATTTCAATCCGCCGTAGTTTAATTGAAGATCTGGTAAAATTTCTGCGGGACAAACAGAAAGAAGTAACGATCGAATATTGTTAA
- a CDS encoding hydrogenase maturation protease translates to MNYLVIGYGNSLRGDDGAGQRVAEQVEDWHLDNVRSLALHQLTPEVAADIAEAGTVIFVDATLPTEEPITQVQLVPIQAQDTPTHWAHFQDPRSLLTLTQRVYGTVPPSWWILIPAIDFEFGEQFSAITQQGIRDALIQIKDLLND, encoded by the coding sequence ATGAACTATCTGGTCATTGGCTATGGCAACTCCTTAAGAGGGGATGATGGGGCAGGTCAACGAGTTGCCGAACAGGTTGAGGACTGGCATCTGGACAATGTTCGATCGCTCGCCCTGCACCAACTGACTCCAGAAGTGGCCGCTGACATTGCCGAGGCCGGAACGGTAATTTTTGTGGATGCCACTTTACCTACGGAGGAGCCGATCACCCAGGTTCAGTTGGTGCCGATTCAGGCGCAGGACACTCCAACCCACTGGGCCCATTTTCAAGATCCGCGATCGCTCCTGACTCTCACTCAACGGGTCTATGGTACTGTTCCTCCCAGTTGGTGGATCTTAATTCCTGCAATAGATTTTGAATTTGGTGAGCAGTTTTCTGCTATCACCCAACAGGGAATTAGAGATGCATTAATACAGATTAAAGATTTGCTTAACGATTGA